taataataataagaagaagaagaattgaagcgaccgctacacaggcgtgtgtgtattttggttaggCACCACCatatttaattgctgaaatctttCGATATATTTTCTGGtcatttcagctggtattccatagaatgatctctttgaatgtctgtctcatctgttgtgacatccaacagcacaacaggtctcaggcaatttgaaaaatctgctctggttcaacggctcccgcagtgcagagcagctaggtttgactggcaataagGCGCCGTGaaaactgtgacgtcatgtgcatgagctctatacaaTACCTGCAGATGATGCCACATGCACATGGCACCCCAAACCATCACTCACCGTAAAGACTTTATACTTGAAGCAACTAGGATTTGGTTCCTTTCTGCTCTTCCTCCCTACTCTGGGTTTTTGATCCCCAAATGTAATTCAAAATATgtactgtccatttttttcccatccattttcttgccgcttatcctcacgaaggttgcggagagtgctggagcctatcccagctgtcggaggtcaggaggtgaggtacaccctgaactggttgccagccaatcgcagggcacattgagagaaacagccgcactcacaatcacatctaggggcaatttagagtgtccaattaatgttggatgcttttggaatgtgggaggaaatctgagtgcccagaggaaacacacgcaggcatagagagaacatgcaaactccacacagattggGGCAggtttgaaccctgaacctcagaactgtgaggccaacactttaccagctgccccaccgtgccgcccagctGTATACTACTAataatgtatgtactgtattttgtaaaaatctgaCTTTGGACTACTGAAGCATAgtcaacttatttttttctgcttagtGTAGATGTATTTTCTAGTTCAGGAGTGGCATTACTCAATGAGTATGATACTTGCAGTCACATTCCTTGATACACCTATGCAAGGTGCCCTGCTTCCAGCCTCAGTCCACACTTGTTGAAGTTCCTCCAAATTCTTGTGGTTATCTCCATTGcttgtgcatcttttttttctgcaacacTTTTCCCTTCTTCTTATCTTATTAGTTTGGTTTGATGCAAATCTGTGGGAACAGGCAGCTTGTTGAGCAATTACCTTCAGTGGGTTGTCTTCTTTGTGGAAGGTGTCATTGACTGTCTTCTGGGTAGCAGTCAAGTAGGCATGATTTTTGATGGTAATGAAATAGactgagacatttttaaaggttTAGAAAGCATTTGCTGATATTTTGAGTTCATTAGAGTGGCACACCACTAGTTTCAATTTGATGTTCTTAATTCCTGAGATTCACTTGTGCTGTATATGCAATTATTTACTCTTTCTTAAGACTCAACAGACTCCTAAATCAGGATGTAATGGAAGCAAGAAAATTTGTCTTCTGGTGTAGATCTTAACAGATGTTTCATTGTGACCGTTTAAATTGTATTCCTATGACTGATCAATGAACCCAACTACTGAAGTAGTACATGAgtggagtttatttttttagttaacCTTTCTTTATCCAGATAAGTCAATTGAGTCTTATTTGTAATGCTAACCACCTGCAGACAGcagagtaaaacaaaacaaaataaaagcaaatacatttacaacaaaCTACAGAGTGATATTTACATAATATCGTTGCATAATATGTTACATCACACCACATGGTGAATAAAACGTTCATAACAGGGTAAAAACAGGTGGAGCAATCATGAACAGTGTTCTTCACTAACTTtattaatgtttattttggaatgagttttattatttgttgcacTTTTTCAGTCACTAGGtgcaaaaatttgaaaagtaaCTTGACCAAAGGTACTGTGAACTTTGAGAGCAACGAGGTTAATAAAACTGCTGGACCGAAGAGTGTGGGTGGAGGTATCCATGATAAGCAGAATAAGACAGAACACCCCTTTGTTTATTTAGGTTAGTTTTATGAAGTACTGCAGTACACGTGGTGGAGTCCATGGATGGGACTTCCGGAATGTGCTCTTCTCGGGTTATGCTCCTGATGGGGGCATGTTCATGCCTGAGAGTATTCCTGTACTGGGAGCAGAAACTCTGAGGTGCTGGAGTGGACTGTCCTATCCCCAGTTGGTGGTGGAGGTAGCCTCAATGTTCATTCCCTCTCAGTTAATTCCCAGAGAGGACCTGAAGGGTGAGCTCATTTTCAAAAAGGAAAAGTGCTGTTtgaaagatatatatatatatatataatatatatatatatatatatatattatatatatatatatatatatatataatttgtagCCTAAAATGGCATCTCTGTCCCAGTTCTTGTTCAGTCTGCGTTGTCTGGATTCTCTGTACCTGATGTGATCAGAACGGTCCAGTTGAAGGATGGTCTGTCAATCCTGGAGCTCTTCCATGGAAATACCCTGGCCTTCAAGGACCTCGGTATGACCTGCACGGTGCGCTTTCTGGACTACTTTCTGCAGAAGGATAAATGCAGAGCTACTGTTCTGGTCGGTATGAAAGTAACGGCATGAATGGCTAATTttgaagttttcattttttttgtggcatccAGTGATCATAATGACTCGTCTCCACCTGCATTCCAATGTAGGTACATCAGGTGATACAGGTGGCTCGGCCATCCAGAGCGCAAAAGGTCTCTGTGGCTTGGATGTGGTGGTAGTTTACCCTCGAGGACGCATTACTCCTGTTCAAGAGAAACACATGATCACTTGCCTGGAGGATAATATTCACGTCTTTGCAGGTTAACATACTATAAGTGTTCTGGTTtagaccaaaatattttttaaataatgcagtACAGTCACCCCTTGTTAGATGCGCAactaacttgaaaaaaacatcaaactgATAATGTTtgatctcatttttattttttgattccaaatccaaatattttaagtctgcaaaactgaaaaaaatatttataagtaATAAATTGCTGTACTTTGGAAGGTGACTCTAGTGCACATTTTGGTTTaattggatgcattttttttgttttcaaagcgGACGGCTCGTCAGATGACATCGACCAGCCCCTTCGGCATTTATTTGCTGATCAGGAGCTGGTGAAATATCACGGCCTCATGAGCCTTAACTCCGTCAACTGGTCTCGTATCATGATCCAGCTCACTCATTTCATCTATGCGTACCTGGAGCTTAGTGGTATGACTCAGTCTGAGGATCACAAACCACTGCCTCAACTGGAGGTTGTGGTTCCCACTGGGGGAGCAGGGAACATTGCAGGTAAGCAGATGACCCGCAATACAGATGCAAAATAAAAGATAGCAGAATACTAAAATGTAGGTGGTTTGGGATAACTCGTCATGACTGAAACAAGTTTTTAATGACCGGTAGCTCCTTCCAAAGTGAAAAGCGCAAGCAGGTTACGTTTTTGTTCGCAGTTTATtacagtgcatttaaaaaagtTCAAGAGTGTGCTGGCTGTGCAAAATTTAAAAcgtaaaggggaaatccagtactTGCATTAACAaaatatccaataggtcatgtaatatgtactctcttgaaaaaaattcaattgtccacaaaaatcttctcaaaacactattaaatgagagaggatttaacatcacattgtcaaaatagggtacatattacatgacctactggatacaATGTTCATGCAAAGATTTCTCCTTCAATAGAACTGTGATCCTGAGATAAAAATGGAGAATCTAGTGAAAGAAAATGGTAACTTTGATTGTTTGAACATGTTTAATAAACGACACAAAATATGCTAACATGCCTTAGCTGTTAGAATGTTACATCCCAATTTTTATTGAACATATAAACTATTATAAAGTGTTAGTCTTGCTTTGATTTATGGAACTTTTTATATAGTACATAGAGCTGAAAGCAGAAGTTAAACATACAATGTACAAAAACAcacgtgcatttttttcccctcacgatCTGACATAAAATCATGCTAAACCTTTACTCTTGGATGCCTCTTTGGTGAGATGTTCCAGGTATGTCCCACTGGGAGGACGCCctgaggacgacccgggacatgGATTGTTTTAGATTTAagattttttcagtttttcattactttcttaaaagtcagaagtttacatGTACTATATTCCCTTTGTATTTGGTACCATTGCCTTTAAACTgtatgacttgggtcaaacattttggatatCCTTCCACAACCTTCTCACAATAGTTGGCAGGAATATTGACCCATTcatcctgacagaactggtgtctTTTGGCCAAGTTTGTAGGCCACTTTGCTGGCACTTGCCTTTGTAGGCCTGGCTATAAATTTTCAATAGAGATTAGAGCAAATCCAAATCATTGACTCGATTATTCTTAAATCTCTTAATAACCAGTTTGACAGTATGCTTCGTGCCGTTCTCTGTTTGGAAGCTCCTGTTTAGATTTCTTGCTGATGTCTTGGGATGTTGCTTTAATATTTTCGCATAATATTCTTTTCTCATAATGCCATCTATTTTGTAAAATTCCACCTCTCCTTCCACACCTCTCCTTCCACCTCGGTATATCGAAATTTGAAATGATGTtctcagccttgtaaacttttttcctccaaatacaGTGATGCTCATTACGGCCCAAAACTTAAATTTTAGACCACAGGAGATGTCTCCATAAATTAAGGTCTTACTCTATCCGTGACTGTCTTGTTTCTTTTGGAGTACAGTATTGAGTTTGTCCTGGCAGGGTGACCTTTCAGCCCATGTTGGTACAATACGTGTTTCACTCTGGATAATGACACTCATAGCAGCTTGAGCcggcatcttcacaaggtcttttacttttgttgttggGATGTCAATCACATTTTAGACCAAACCATGTTCATCTCTGGGGCACAAAACCCATCTTGTTCCTGAGCGGTAtgaaacattaacattggttttctcaggtgtgcaaatacagtgaagaaaataagtatttgaacaccctactatattgcaagttctcccaattagaaatcatggaggggtctgaaattttcatcgtaggtgcacgtccaccataagagataatctaaaaagagaatccagaaatcacaatgtatgatttttttaacgacttatatgtgtgatacatctgcaaataagtatttgaacacttgagaaaaacaatgttaatatttggtacagtagcctttgtttccaattacagaggtcaaaacgtttcctgtagttgttcaccaggtctgcacacactgcaggagggattttggcccactcctccacacagatcttctctagatcagacaggtttctgggctgtcgctgagaaagacggagtttcagctccctccaaagactttctattgggtttggatCTGGAGACTGGgcaggccacaccagaaccctgatatgcttcttacagagccactccttggttttcctagctgtgtgctttgggtcattgtcatgttgaaagacccagccacgactcatcttcaatgctctgattgagggaaagaagttgttccccaaaatctcgcaatacatggccgcggtcatcctctccttaatacagtgcagtcatcctgttccatgcgtcctgtcccatgtgcagaaaaacacacccaaagcatgatgctaccacctccaatgcttcacagtagggatggtgttctttctgatggaactcatcattcgtcttcctccaaacacggtgagtagaattatgaccaaaaagttccattctggtctcatctgaccacagaactttctcacatgactcctctgtatcatccaaatgggtATTGACAAACTCAAGACGGCCCTTGTCATGTGCGGGTTTAAGCATGGGAACCTTCTGTGCaatgaatgatttcaaaccatgacgtcttagtgtattaccaacagtcaccttggaaatggtggtcccagctcttttcaggtcataaaCCAAGTCCAGTtgtgcagtcctgggctgattcctcacctttttaaggatcattgagaccccacgaggtgatatcttgcatggggctccactccaatttgagattgaccgtcatgtttagcttcttccattctctaatgattgctccaacagtggaccttttttcaccaagctgcttggcaatttctacgtagccctttctagccgtgtggagttctacaattttgtctctggtgtctctggatagctctttggtcttggccatgttacaagttcgagtcttactgattgtatgggtgggcaggtgtctttatccagctaacgCCCGcacactggtgcatctgattcaggataatacatgaagtggaggtggacttttaaaggcggactaccaGGTCTTtgcgggtcagaattctagatggacaggtgttcaaatacttatttgcagctgtatcaaaataataaatcgttaaaaaaaaaatcatacattgtgatttctggatttttctttttagtttctctctctcacagtgaagatgcacctacaatgaaaatttcagacccctccatgatttctaagtgggagaacttgcaatatagcagagtgtttaaatattcattttcttcactatatgtcTCAGCGTAATAATCAATACAAATTTCACTGCTATTTTCTTTTGCGGCATGGTGGGCTCAGTagtaaagtattggcctcacagttctgatgtccatggttcgatcctggccctgcctgtggggagtttccatgttctccccgtgcctctgtaggttttctccgggcactctggtttcctctaacatcccaaaacatgaaacattaattgcacactctaaattgcccctaggtgtgattatgagtgtagctgtttgtctctatatgcactgcgattggctggtaaccagttcagggtgtaccctgcctcttgcccgttgacagctgggataggctccagcactccctgtgcgactcttgtgacgataagtggctgagaatttttttttttttttttgtagtactaAAAAATTTGACTTCAGTGATTTATGTTTTTACTGGATTTCAGCATCATACAATTTACCCAAAGCAACTGTTACCACAATATTCACATCACAATATTCCACTTTACAAAGAGAAATTagattattaattaataatcaTTAAGAATTAATTATTCACTCTGACCCTTGCTATTTATTTAACCACTTGCAATAGTGATACAGTAGAAGACTCGTATTCAAAGTATCTgaactcctctgtcagaaaaaaaaatgatctacATGCATATGATACCCTTCTTTATTCACAAGAACCTGTGTTATCACTTCCAACAGTTTTTAACCTCATGAAGACACTTTTGGGGTTATCAGAATACACTATCACTTCAAATTCTACAACATTTCTTATATCGACTAGCTCATGGAATCCTGTGAACCATAATCTGAATTTTCCTtttctgacaggaaatatataATTTCTCAGGGGGTAGAGGTCTTGTACCCATGCCCCTCACTTTGGGACATGTGCTTCGGTTGGGTTGGGGGGACCGACCTGGGTCCTGAGTAATGGGTGCCACCCCCTTTGGGATCGGCTTCCTGGCTTGGCTCTCTTCTTACAGTTCaagctgtaccctgcctcctgcctgatgacagctgggattggctccagcactcctgcaacccttgtgaggaaaagtggctaagaaaatggacagatgaataTTCAACCTAAATCagggaaaattttgaaaaagaaaaaaatatggttcTATAGTTTGTGATTATCTGGTTTTAACTTTAAATACACTTTCCTTCACCAGCAGGGAGTTACAAtagtttacaattttttttacattttccagaCTAATCATTTCCAGAATACAGCAATTCAAATAAGTAATTAACGTCATCATTTTTCCTCacttaatatatattttgaaaggTGCTGTTGACATTAATTTCTCACCAGATGTTGTGAACAACCCAAGTGATCCATTCATGCAaataaagtagaacaaataagatcagaaattaagatgtttgctaatgtgaaatgacacagggaaaatgtattgaacacCCGGATAAGCAAAAAGACATGGAAAGCCAAAGCAACACCTTAATACTATCCCTAATCAAACAATCCAGTTCCTTGTCAGTCCAAATGACTATCACctggttcagtcctaattaATGTTCTTCAAGAGTCTCATTGCAATGGTGTGACTCATGACATGTCTCATGATGGGTACCAGCAGAGACCTGTCTCAATACCATCGCAAATCATAACGATGGCATTGGTTACTGGCACTTATCTAAGCTTCTGATGAGCACAGTTGAGGCTATAATAGGTAAGTGGAAAACTAATCATACCACCATAGATTTGCCTAGATCATGTGTTTCTTGCAAGATCactgacagaggagtgcaaataGTGCTCAGAAGATTTCTTCAAGGTccaaggaccacctgtggagagctGCAAAAAGACCAGGAATTAGCAGTAATAATAACCCCCACAAATAATTATGGAAAACTGTAGTAgtgtttatagtttttttttgtctttttacctagaattgtaaatatctgacgaccaatagttattttaaataaacatgtCTGGTGGTATGACAGACAGCATGCATACAGGACAAATTTACTCTTTCGCGATTGCACTATGTAAGACGACTACAATAAAATCTTCTATCGATACCACCAGATCCTGTTTTTTCctctgacatcccaaaaacatccaacattaattggacactctaaattgcccctaggtgtgattgtgagtgtgactgtcgtctgcctccatgtgccctatgattgtctggcaaccagttcagggtgcatgctgcctgctgcccgttgatagctgggataggctctgccactcccgagaccctcatgaggataagcggctatgaaaatggatggatggatagatggatggatgggctttAGCTTGTTAACTCAAGTGCAACCGGACACATTCGTAGACAAATTAGATTTGGTACATTTTGTGTTTGGATCGGTAATCTTTTCTTGAACTCGCTGATCagcccaaaaatcctgattgtgtaaagcctactATTCAGCAAAGGATTTACCAAGTAAGTTTATGAAGTAaattttctctctctgtctcagcTGGCTTCATTGTGAAGCAGATGGGGTTGCCCCTGAAACTGGTGGCCATGGTGAATGCCAATGACATTGTTCACAGGGGAGTGACCTTCGGCGACTTTACCATGGCAGCCATTGTCACACAGACACTGGCTCCTGCCATTGACATCCAggtactgcaattttttttatactagtggactatagagctcgtgcacgtgacgtcacaattttcacggcatcatattgacggtcaaaccgagctgctcaacattgtaggagacattgaaccggaggagaatatttacaatacccgagacctgttgtgctgttagttgtCACAAAAGACGATACAGattttcaaagagatcattctatggaataccagctaaaaagaacagaaaatatcgatggatttcagcaattaaacatgatggatggtgcccaaccagaatacacacacgcctgtgtagcgatcgctcatttcaggtcggaattattattctcaatctcaaatcacCAAGAAGTACTTGTAATGCCAGGTT
This DNA window, taken from Syngnathoides biaculeatus isolate LvHL_M chromosome 17, ASM1980259v1, whole genome shotgun sequence, encodes the following:
- the thnsl2 gene encoding threonine synthase-like 2 isoform X4, with the translated sequence MKYCSTRGGVHGWDFRNVLFSGYAPDGGMFMPESIPVLGAETLRCWSGLSYPQLVVEVASMFIPSQLIPREDLKVLVQSALSGFSVPDVIRTVQLKDGLSILELFHGNTLAFKDLGMTCTVRFLDYFLQKDKCRATVLVGTSGDTGGSAIQSAKGLCGLDVVVVYPRGRITPVQEKHMITCLEDNIHVFAADGSSDDIDQPLRHLFADQELVKYHGLMSLNSVNWSRIMIQLTHFIYAYLELSGMTQSEDHKPLPQLEVVVPTGGAGNIAAGFIVKQMGLPLKLVAMVNANDIVHRGVTFGDFTMAAIVTQTLAPAIDIQDPYNMERIFWLLLERDSALVKNMMEEFQHFHKHILLENHHKLLSRTLSTGTVTDEGILETMRRCWEENQYVLCPHTAVAAWHHYHCPHNPAVKRCYLATASPAKFQATIERAGLIFELPEAVKALDMLPSRYQNLERTLDWCNDWEQRLRMTLQSVSLARKNRVAYYN